A window of Halopseudomonas sabulinigri genomic DNA:
AGCCACTGCGGGCAAGGTGGCGAGGCCGATGCTCAGGCTCGCTGCGAGCGCGAATGTCTTCAGGGTGGTCATGCTGTGGTATCTCCGCCTTCATGGGTTGGCCACCGTTTACCGGCGCACTGAGTGCACCGAGTAAGGTGTAGGCGGACGGTAAGGTTGAAGTGATGTTGAAGGTCAACGGCTTTTTTACCGCTGGTGAATGGTTGCCGGTGTCTGGGCGATGGCGCAGCCAGAATTGATCTGCTGCTGCGCGCTGGCAAGACTGCGTTGAGCGGTCCGCAAGGAGGGAGGCCAACCCTGGTTGTTGACGCTCTTGAAAGGCGCTGCAGGGGGCTTTTAGTGCGCGTAAGGCGTCGGACGCAGCGGTCAGGGTGTGCCGGCAGCGGCTAGCAGACGCGCACGCAACTGTGCATCCAATTCGTATGGAAATGCTGCCAGCGGGCAGGGTGGGGAAATCAGATAACCCTGAATCTCGTGGCAACCGGCGGCCCGTACCAGTTGCAGTTGCTCGTCGCTTTCAACACCTTCGCAGACGGTCCGTTTGCCAAGTTCCTTGGCCAGATCGGCAATCATTCGCACAATGGCTCTGGCGTCCTGCTTGGTCAGTAGTTCGGTCACGAACGAGCGATCAATTTTCAGCGTGTCGAACGGAAACCGTCGCAAGTAGGACAATGAAGAATAACCGGTACCGAAGTCGTCGAGCGCCAGGCGTACGCCGGTGCTGCGTATGTCGTTGAGAACGGTCATGGCCTTGTCGGCATCCTCGATCAGCACCGATTCGGTCAATTCCAGCTCAAGCTTCTCCGGCGCAATACCAGAGCTGCGCAGGACCTGTTTGAGGTGATGCAGATACTCGCCAAACTGTAGTTGAGAGGCTGACACGTTGACCGCAATTGTCAGGCCCGCCAGCTCCTTGGTGCCAGCTCGGCAGGCTTCGGTTAGCGCCCAGATATCGAGGCTGTCGATCAGGCCGCACTGCTCTGCGATTGGAATGAACTCCATCGGGCTGATAGCCCCCAGCTCAGGATGGTGCCAACGCATCAGCGCCTCTGCCCCGGTGATTTTCCCGCTTTGCAGATCCAGCTTGGGCTGCCAATGCAGACTGATCTCGCCGTTGTCGATGGCGCTGCGCAGGCCTTGTTCGATGCTCAGCCGCCGGCGGTTAGCATCGCCGAGCTCGTGTGAGTAGGATCTCCAGCGGCCGCGCCCGGCCTCCTTGGCTGCGTACATCGCGATGTCCGCCTGCACCAGCAGGTCATCCAGGCTGCAGTGAGTTTCACTACGCAACGTGAAGCCAACGCTGGCGCCAATGCGGAACTGGCGCTCTGCCAGCGCGATGGGCTCAGCCACGCTCTGTACTACCTGCTGAGCCAGCTTGCGGGCAGCGGCTTCTACATCATGGCCCCATAAGGCGATGGCAAATTCGTCGCCGCCCAGACGCGCTATCAATGCATGCTCCCCCGCACAAGCACCTAGCCGTTTGGCAACGACTATAAGCAGTGCGTCGCCCACGCTGTGGCCGTAGTTGTCGTTAACTACCTTGAATCGGTCGAGGTCGATGCAGAGCAACGCGAGAGGTTTGTGTTGCTCTATCGCTTCGCTCAGGGCTTCACGCAGGTAAAAGCGGTTGGCCAGCGAGGTGAGCGAATCGGTATGCGCCAGCTCGCGAAGCTTTTGTTCGCTTTTGACCTTGTCGGTCACATCGGTCAACACGCCGCGCCAGCCTACAAACATGCCTTCTGCCGAGTACAGGCACTTGCCGGTCATCACCAGATTTTTATCGCCCTCGGCTGAAAGCATGGTGAGGTGCACGTCGCGAAAGGCTGATCCTTCGCCAAGCAGCATTTCCAGTTGTGCCAGATTATCGGGACAACGCATGGCGAGCAGTTGATGAAAGCTGTAGGCGCTGTTTTCGCCGTCGCGCAGCAGCAGCACGTCAGTCAGCCGCGGTGAGACGTGGTTGAGCTTGCCATCCACTGCGGTTTCCCAGAGCGCATCGCCGGCGTTGTGTTCAAAGTCCTGCAGTAGCACCGTCATCTCTTGCTCTTGCCGCTCGGACCGGGCTTTGGCGGCAATCA
This region includes:
- a CDS encoding putative bifunctional diguanylate cyclase/phosphodiesterase, which encodes MYSSDDTDVARLRGTQLNSVVSVSLPMMLANVGSGSCVLLAFAPHFPTGLLLWLGLLSLVCAFSALGWYRARKRPIVRASSASAHKATLHAAILALMWAWMVLTWFPDASRGQQLAIATIVTGMIGAGSFVLSPLPYASISYTLIYSFAAIGALWLSGQTAYLGVAILVLLYSPMVLIGSLFAWRQSTDLIAAKARSERQEQEMTVLLQDFEHNAGDALWETAVDGKLNHVSPRLTDVLLLRDGENSAYSFHQLLAMRCPDNLAQLEMLLGEGSAFRDVHLTMLSAEGDKNLVMTGKCLYSAEGMFVGWRGVLTDVTDKVKSEQKLRELAHTDSLTSLANRFYLREALSEAIEQHKPLALLCIDLDRFKVVNDNYGHSVGDALLIVVAKRLGACAGEHALIARLGGDEFAIALWGHDVEAAARKLAQQVVQSVAEPIALAERQFRIGASVGFTLRSETHCSLDDLLVQADIAMYAAKEAGRGRWRSYSHELGDANRRRLSIEQGLRSAIDNGEISLHWQPKLDLQSGKITGAEALMRWHHPELGAISPMEFIPIAEQCGLIDSLDIWALTEACRAGTKELAGLTIAVNVSASQLQFGEYLHHLKQVLRSSGIAPEKLELELTESVLIEDADKAMTVLNDIRSTGVRLALDDFGTGYSSLSYLRRFPFDTLKIDRSFVTELLTKQDARAIVRMIADLAKELGKRTVCEGVESDEQLQLVRAAGCHEIQGYLISPPCPLAAFPYELDAQLRARLLAAAGTP